One part of the Suncus etruscus isolate mSunEtr1 chromosome 2, mSunEtr1.pri.cur, whole genome shotgun sequence genome encodes these proteins:
- the MSLN gene encoding mesothelin: MRGCGCTPHPCIPTGVSRFQDWFLMASQRSRPLPGYHGPPTYGSLLLLLVEKVCQPGRKPQRLDENVVLYQEWELDACVDAALLEASMDRVNELPFTYQQLRIFKCKLDQLYPLGYPESLIGHLGYFFLEMTPEDIHKWNVTSLQVVKSLLIISKGREMDEQVAMLVKRYVAGGGHLDPDTVQDLATFLPIYVCSLSPELLGHVQESVIWKIMPQHLVGCSLQQKDALYLKARQAFQHLNGSEYLLKIQPYLDRASTEDLRDLIGRNLTVNVTTLKLLQPAAVKPLTVLEMQRLLGPNLPELKAETGASPIREWIISKPQSDLDKLGLGIQGGIPNGYLDLHIPD; encoded by the exons ATGAGGGGCTGTGGCTGCACTCCCCACCCCTGCATTCCTACAGGCGTGAGCAGGTTCCAGGATTGGTTCT TGATGGCCTCACAGAGATCTCGTCCTCTGCCCGGCTACCATGGGCCCCCCACCTATGGCAGCCTCCTGCTCCTACTGGTCG AGAAAGTCTGCCAGCCAGGGCGAAAGCCCCAAAGGTTGGACGAGAACGTCGTTCTGTATCAGGAATGGGAGCTGGACGCCTGCGTGGATGCAGCGTTGCTGGAGGCCAGCATGGATCGTGTGAATGAGCTGCCCTTCACCTACCAGCAGCTAAGGATCTTCAAGTGCAAGCTGGACCAG CTCTACCCCCTTGGCTACCCAGAGTCCCTCATCGGCCACCTCGGCTACTTCTTCCTGGAAATGACTCCTGAAGACATCCACAAGTGGAATGTGACCTCACTGCAAGTTGTGAAATCTCTGCTCATAATCAGCAAAGGGAGGGAGATGGATGAACAG GTGGCCATGCTGGTCAAACGCTACGTGGCAGGAGGTGGCCATCTGGACCCTGACACAGTGCAAGACCTAGCAACCTTCCTTCCCATCTACGTGTGCTCTCTCAGCCCTGAGCTTCTGGGCCATGTGCAGGAAAGTGTGATCTG GAAAATCATGCCCCAGCACCTGGTGGGGTGCAGCCTGCAGCAGAAGGACGCCCTCTACCTTAAGGCCCGCCAGGCCTTCCAGCACTTGAATGGCTCTGAGTACCTCCTCAAGATCCAGCCCTACCTGG ATAGGGCCTCTACGGAGGACCTGCGGGATCTCATCGGGAGGAACTTGACTGTTAATGTGACCACATTGAAGCTGCTCCAACCAGCAGCAGTCAAG CCCCTGACTGTCCTCGAAATGCAGAGACTTCTGGGCCCAAACCTGCCGGAGCTGAAGGCTGAGACAGGGGCCAGCCCTATTCGCGAATGGATCATATCCAAGCCACAGAGCGACCTGGACAAGTTGGGGCTGGGTATCCAGGGGGGCATTCCCAACGGCTACCTGGACCTCCACATCCCAGACTAG
- the LOC126001568 gene encoding mesothelin-like protein: MGPWAGETLIEDMPPPPQLPNNLLGQCPHSDTHISCTVPGALVAPSLALLVSFTAHCSSLQPEGFSEGWLDASRPDLWARANSSALQGFWCQPASQLSRDQLSALIKRMDAQQVPLQAWQLSCLANLASKHSLQGDFQTQPPNLLLFYNLSQVRQEQCRNFTGRAAQGDMELLTNLPDQRMALQRMALTCLGGPRLELNATDLQLLGGLVCDLDAASIRAADPHVLQNLRSCHWLTKAQQDSLNQMLASGRTTLGPPESWNLEGLQSLGPLATYISPSLWVQVHEAVGLDFFGSMVAAYRKGQLSQTDAQRFVTSFLEAKARSSRLRRGTGRRCKRGDITGATLRDDLFLVRYDCGQLESCLGPRVLRANLDPLLQHPLPAECQRVVKAKLGLIYPGGLPEEKLPRVTSLVYLYSCAEISQWNITSMDTLVALLASDVALDNQTEALLQKYLDHNGTLTGALLVAIGGSRLCWMSPQQIQIIEPSEFRLAGALDISSCPQSRKNVLFAKAQEAFRSTQTTDAYYRFMRPYLGGAPVEELRHLAQANVSMDIDTFTNLNPHVLQNLSVDNVNTLLGQNVGDLRKARSHPTISSWLRSLNSSALGELGLETGPAGHHIGRSTHRPPSTTPLTFQIAHSAGLLAGDSVDIPNSGTVP; encoded by the exons ATGGGTCCCTGGGCAGGTGAGACCCTCATAGAGGAcatgcccccacccccacagcTCCCCAACAACCTGCTGGGCCAGTGTCCACACAGTGACAC CCACATCTCCTGCACTGTTCCAGGTGCTTTGGTGGCCCCAAGCCTCGCCCTCCTCGTGTCCTTCACGGCTCACTGTTCGAGTCTCCAGCCTGAGGGCTTCTCCGAGGGATGGCTAGACGCCAGCCGGCCTGACTTATGGGCCAG GGCCAACAGCTCTGCCCTGCAAGGCTTTTGGTGCCAGCCCGCCAGTCAGCTGTCCCGGGACCAGCTCTCAGCCCTCATCAAGAGAATGGATGCGCAGCAGGTGCCCCTGCAGGCCTGGCAG CTCAGCTGCCTGGCAAACCTGGCCTCGAAGCATAGCCTCCAGGGAGACTTCCAGACACAACCCCCGAACCTGCTGCTCTTCTACAA CCTGTCGCAAGTGAGACAGGAGCAGTGCCGGAACTTCACTGGCCGCGCCGCCCAGGGGGACATGGAGCTACTGACGAACCTGCCAGACCAGCGGATGGCTCTGCAGCGCATGGCCCTGACCTGCCTG GGAGGGCCACGACTGGAGCTGAATGCTACTGACTTGCAGCTCCTCGGGGGGCTGGTGTGCGACCTGGACGCAGCCAGCATCAGGGCTGCGGACCCCCACGTGTTGCAGAACCTGCGCAGCTGCCACTGGCTCACCAAGGCCCAGCAGGACTCACTTAACCAGATGCTGGCCAGCGGGAGGACAACCCTGGG GCCCCCAGAATCCTGGAACCTGGAGGGGCTGCAGAGCCTGGGCCCGCTGGCTACCTACATCAGTCCCAGCCTCTGGGTGCAGGTACACGAG GCCGTGGGCCTGGACTTCTTTGGCAGCATGGTGGCTGCCTACCGGAAGGGACAGCTCAGCCAGACGGATGCCCAGCGCTTCGTCACTAGCTTCCTTGAGGCCAAGGCCAGATCCTCACGGCTCAGGAGGGGCACAG GAAGACGCTGCAAGCGCGGGGACATCACAGGAGCCACGCTGCGGGACGACCTCTTCCTGGTGCGCTACGACTGTGGACAGCTCGAGTCCTGCCTGGGGCCACGAGTGCTCAGAGCCAACCTGGACCCTCTGCTGCAGCACCCGCTGCCTGCTGAGTGCCAGCGTGTCGTCAAGGCCAAGCTAGGGCTG ATCTACCCGGGTGGCCTCCCAGAGGAGAAGCTGCCACGCGTCACCTCGCTGGTGTACCTGTACTCATGTGCGGAGATCAGCCAGTGGAACATCACGTCCATGGACACGCTCGTGGCCCTGCTAGCCTCAGATGTCGCCCTGGACAACCAGACAGAG GCCCTCCTGCAGAAATATCTAGACCACAATGGCACCCTCACTGGAGCCCTGCTCGTGGCCATCGGGGGCTCCCGTCTCTGTTGGATGAGCCCCCAGCAGATCCAGATCATCGAGCCGTCCGAGTTCCG GCTGGCCGGGGCCCTGGACATCTCCTCCTGCCCGCAAAGCCGCAAGAACGTGCTATTCGCCAAGGCCCAGGAGGCTTTCCGCAGCACCCAGACCACCGACGCTTACTACCGCTTCATGCGCCCCTACCTCG gTGGTGCCCCAGTGGAGGAACTTCGGCACCTGGCACAGGCTAATGTCTCCATGGACATCGACACTTTCACCAACCTGAACCCCCACGTGCTACAG AACCTGAGCGTGGACAATGTAAACACACTTCTGGGCCAGAACGTGGGGGACCTGCGGAAGGCTCGTAGCCATCCCACCATCAGCTCCTGGTTGCGCAGCCTTAATAGCTCCGCCCTGGGGGAGCTGGGGTTGGAAACAGGTCCTGCTGGCCACCACATCGGCCGCTCCACCCACCGGCCACCCAGCACTACCCCGCTGACCTTCCAGATTGCCCACTCTGCAGGCCTGTTGGCCGGGGACAGCGTGGACATCCCCAACTCCGGTACAGTCCCTTAG
- the RPUSD1 gene encoding RNA pseudouridylate synthase domain-containing protein 1, with protein MEPGSVENLAVVYRSQDFLVVSKHWDVRIDSRAWRDTLTLQKQLRHRFPELADPDTFYGFRFCHQLDFSTSGALCVALNKAAAASAYKCFKERRVTKAYLALVRGHIQESQVTISCAIGRSSIEGRSHTMCIEGTEGCENPKPSLTELVVLEHGLYAGDPVSKVLLQPLTGRTHQLRVHCSALGHPIVGDLTYGQSVGQEERPFRMMLHAFYLRIPMPNELVEACTPDPFLPALDACWQPQKLLRPLDPLVQALRAAPDPEPTDEHLQPPQPSSPPLVRTRPPETEEQRASRLQWLAEWTLEPDN; from the exons ATGGAGCCGGGCAGCGTGGAGAACTTGGCCGTGGTGTATCGCAGCCAGGACTTCCTAGTGGTCAGCAAGCACTGGGACGTGCGCATCGACAGCAGGGCCTGGCGCGACACGCTGACCTTGCAGAAGCAGCTTCGACACCGCTTCCCGGAGCTGGCCGATCCTGACACCTTCTATGGGTTCAG GTTCTGCCACCAGTTGGACTTCTCCACCAGCGGGGCCCTCTGCGTCGCTCTGAACAAGGCAGCCGCCGCCAGCGCATACAAGTGTTTTAAGGAGCGGCGGGTCACCAAGGCCTACCTGGCTCTG GTGCGAGGACACATCCAAGAGAGTCAGGTGACCATCAGCTGTGCCATCGGCAGGAGCAGCATTGAGGGTCGGTCGCATACCATGTGCATCGAGGGCACGGAAG GCTGTGAGAACCCGAAACCCAGTCTCACAGAGCTGGTAGTCCTGGAGCACGGGCTGTATGCAGGCGACCCCGTTTCCAAAGTGCTTCTGCAGCCCCTTACTG GCCGGACACACCAGCTGCGGGTGCACTGCAGTGCGCTGGGCCATCCCATTGTGGGCGACCTCACATATGGACAATCAGTGGGCCAGGAGGAGCGTCCCTTCCGCATGATGCTGCATGCCTTCTACCTGCGCATTCCCATGCCAAACGAGCTCGTGGAAGCCTGCACGCCCGaccccttcctgcctgccttagACGCCTGCTGGCAGCCCCAGAAGCTCCTCCGGCCGCTGGACCCACTCGTCCAGGCCCTGCGGGCTGCTCCTGATCCTGAGCCCACAGATGAGCACCTCCAGCCACCCCAGCCCTCATCACCACCCCTGGTGAGGACCAGGCCCCCAGAGACAGAGGAGCAGCGAGCCTCACGCCTGCAGTGGCTGGCCGAGTGGACACTGGAGCCGGAcaactga
- the CHTF18 gene encoding chromosome transmission fidelity protein 18 homolog, with product MEEDYEQELYGIEDDFHSQFAAELEVLAELEGNAALPSPPIPRPKVAQAQMTFEEAIAAGDAAALGSADCAPRHRSKRRLTPGDPKASPQPPSPIVKRLRLDVVKRLEFDADSEIEDPPHSSPPSSGITPPSSPRVPAELWGDGHLVATNPVLKRPPVLEDYISVTSTAGHRAYLLLRPDPVGTIQQRSFQDVWRRAPRQLGLLGVSIASLKEQVDSERRQQLLTEASQLSDTLGSLRSEMEEEVPSSEVAEEPADQGDHQDTGQHRLWVDAFAPKRYTELLSDDFTNRCLLKWLKLWDPVVFGRERPAQKPMPSVESARASKEAPGAAGKWKSHEQVLEEMLDAELEPSGRPRQKVALLCGPPGLGKTTLAHVIAQHAGYCVVEMNASDDRSPEAFRTRIEAATQMESVLGSSGKPNCLVIDEIDGAPMAAIQVLLGVLDRKGPLETEAGAAGGTRHRRAEGAILMRPIICICNDQFTPSLRPLRQQAFLLQFPPTLPSRLVQRLQEASLRQGMLADPGALAALCQKTDNDIRACVNTLQFLHGRGKHELSIRAVQTVHVGMKDQRRGLFSVWQEIFQLPRAQRRHVGQDPALPTYTPHGDLVSDQPPLTMVAQRFQHVLRVAASAGEHEKVVQGLFENFLRMRLRDPGLGGVCVALDWLAFDDLLQRAALHGQSFQLLRYPSFLPAAFHVLFASSHVPRITFPSSQQEAQSRTARTQNLIQTLVSGIVPSARSWAGPQTLVLDTLCLLLDILAPKLRPVSTQLFSVREKEQLAGLVGTMLAYSLTYRQERTPEGQYTYRLEPNVEDVCRFPQLPARKPLTYQAKQLIAHEIEVEKMRRAEAKAGPQVSRAVPGVQSSAGEKGSLEQRLEHILQRTALEEQPERDFFGRVVQRKAAAPANTGDPAPETEAAEWRMGKAVGRSDVWFRFKEGVSNAVRRSLYIRDLL from the exons ATGGAGGAGGATTACGAGCAAGAGCTGTACGGCATCGAGGATGACTTCCACAGCCAGTTCGCCGCCGAGCTCGAGGTGCTGGCTGAGCTCGAAG GGAATGCGGCCCTGCCGTCCCCTCCGATCCCCCGGCCCAAGGTGGCTCAGGCCCAGATGACCTTCGAGGAAGCCATCGCCGCCGGAGACGCTGCTGCTCTGGGCTCTGCGGACTGTGCCCCTAGGCACCGCAGCAAGAGGCGGCTGACTCCGGGGGACCCGAAAGCGAGCCCCCAGCCTCCCA GCCCCATTGTCAAAAGGCTCAGGCTGGACGTGGTCAAGAGGCTGGAATTCGACGCAGACTCAGAGATAGAGGATCCGCCTCACAGCAGCCCCCCAAGTTCAGGCATCACCCCGCCTTCGAGTCCCAGAGTCCCCGCCGAGCTGTGGGGCGATGG GCATCTAGTTGCCACCAACCCAGTGCTGAAGAGACCCCCTGTTCTGGAGGACTACATCAGTGTGACATCCACGGCTGGCCACCGGGCCTACCTGCTGCTGCGGCCAGACCCTGTGGGCACCATCCAGCAG AGATCTTTCCAGGACGTCTGGCGCCGTGCCCCCCGCCAACTGGGCCTGCTGGGGGTGTCCATTGCATCCCTGAAGGAGCAGGTGGACAGTGAG CGGCGGCAGCAACTGCTGACAGAGGCTTCGCAGCTGTCTGACACACTGGGCAG TCTCAGGtcagagatggaggaggaggtgcCATCTTCTGAGGTTGCAGAGGAGCCTGCGGACCAGGGGGACCATCAGGACACGGGGCAGCATCGGTTGTGGGTGGACGCCTTCGCTCCCAAGCGCTACACAGAGCTGCTCAGTGATGAT TTCACCAACCGCTGCCTCCTCAAGTGGCTTAAGCTGTGGGACCCGGTGGTATTTGGCCGAGAGAGGCCTGCCCAGAAGCCCATGCCCAGTGTGGAGTCAGCCCGGGCCAGCAAGGAGGCCCCAGGTGCCGCGGGCAAGTGGAAGAGCCATGAGCAGGTGCTGGAGGAGATGCTGGATGCTGAGCTGGAGCCAAGCGGCCGACCACGGCAGAAG GTGGCACTGCTGTGCGGGCCCCCGGGGCTGGGCAAGACTACTCTGGCACATGTGATCGCCCAGCATGCGGGGTACTGCGTGGTGGAGATGAACGCCAG TGATGACCGCAGTCCTGAGGCCTTCCGCACTCGCATTGAGGCAGCCACGCAGATGGAGTCGGTGCTGGGCAGCAGCGGGAAACCCAACTGCCTGGTCATCGATGAGATTGACGGTGCCCCCATG GCCGCCATCCAGGTTCTCCTGGGCGTGCTGGACCGCAAGGGCCCACTGGAGACAGAGGCTGGGGCTGCCGGGGGGACGCGACATCGACGGGCGGAGGGGGCGATCCTGATGAGGCCCATCATCTGTATTTGCAATGACCA GTTCACACCCTCCCTGCGGCCCCTGAGGCAACAGGCTTTCCTGCTCCAGTTCCCGCCCACTCTGCCTTCCAGGCTGGTGCAGCGGCTCCAGGAGGCAT CCTTGCGCCAGGGCATGTTGGCCGACCCAGGCGCCCTGGCCGCCCTCTGCCAGAAGACGGACAATGACATCCGCGCCTGTGTCAACACGCTGCAG TTCCTGCATGGCCGTGGCAAGCATGAACTCAGCATCAGAGCAGTGCAGACTGTTCATGTGGGCATGAAAGACCAGCGCCGCGGGCTCTTCTCGGTGTGGCAGGAGATCTTCCAGCTGCCCCGCGCCCAGAG GCGCCATGTCGGACAGGATCCTGCCCTGCCCACTTACACACCTCATGGGGATCTCGTCTCAGACCAGCCGCCCCTGACCATGGTTGCACAGAGGTTCCAGCATGTCCTGCGCGTGGCTGCCAGTGCAGGAGAGCACGAGAAGGTGGTCCAG gGCCTTTTCGAAAACTTCCTGCGCATGCGGCTTCGGGACCCGGGCCTAGGAGGCGTGTGTGTTGCGCTGGACTGGCTGGCCTTTGATGACCTGCTACAACGGGCAGCACTACATGGGCAGAGCTTCCAGCTGCTGCGCTACCCGTCTTTCCTGCCCGCTGCTTTCCACGTGCTCTTTGCCTCCAGCCATGTGCCCAGGATCACCTTCCCCAGCAGCCAGCAGGAG GCCCAGAGCCGGACAGCCCGGACGCAGAACCTGATCCAGACGCTGGTGTCGGGCATCGTGCCGAGTGCCCGCAGCTGGGCTGGGCCTCAGACCCTCGTGCTGGACACACTCTGTCTGCTCCTGGACATCCTGGCACCCAAGCTGCGCCCC GTGAGCACACAGCTCTTCAGCGTGCGCGAGAAGGAGCAGCTGGCCGGCCTCGTGGGCACCATGCTGGCCTACAGCCTCACCTACCGCCAGGAGCGCACGCCCGAGGGCCAGTACACATATAGGCTGGAGCC gaatgtgGAGGATGTGTGCCGGTTTCCCCAGCTGCCTGCCCGCAAGCCGCTTACCTACCAAGCCAAGCAGCTCATTGCTCACGAGATTGAGGTGGAGAAGATGCGGCGGGCAGAGGCCAAGGCTGGCCCTCAG GTAAGCAGGGCTGTGCCAGGCGTGCAGAGCAGCGCAGGGGAGAAGGGGAGCCTGGAACAGAGGCTGGAGCATATTCTGCAGAGAACGGCCCTAGAGGAGCAG CCAGAGAGGGACTTCTTTGGCCGTGTGGTCCAGAGGAAAGCAGCCGCCCCCGCAAACACAG GGGACCCAGCCCCTGAGACAGAGGCGGCGGAGTGGCGCATGGGCAAGGCCGTGGGCAGGAGCGACGTGTGGTTCCGCTTCAAGGAGGGTGTCTCCAATGCCGTGAGGCGCAGCCTGTACATCAGGGACCTGCTATAG
- the GNG13 gene encoding guanine nucleotide-binding protein G(I)/G(S)/G(O) subunit gamma-13, translating to PPSTKLAAPESGDPTEEWDEARFQKEVESLKYQLAFKREMSSKSIPELLKWIEDGIPKDPFLNPDLMKNNPWVEKGKCSIL from the exons CCTCCAAG CACCAAGCTGGCGGCCCCGGAGTCAGGAGACCCCACCGAGGAGTGGGACGAGGCCCGGTTCCAGAAGGAGGTTGAGAGCCTCAAGTACCAGCTGGCGTTCAAGAGGGAGATGTCGTCCAAGTCCATCCCAGA GCTCCTCAAATGGATCGAGGATGGGATTCCCAAGGACCCCTTCCTGAACCCCGACCTGATGAAGAACAATCCATGGGTGGAGAAGGGCAAGTGCTCCATCCTGTGA